A part of Pristiophorus japonicus isolate sPriJap1 unplaced genomic scaffold, sPriJap1.hap1 HAP1_SCAFFOLD_61, whole genome shotgun sequence genomic DNA contains:
- the LOC139255454 gene encoding probable G-protein coupled receptor 139 yields the protein MHAPVTGPVFAIYYPIFAAIAVPANLVAIVILFRGRCGLSRCITQYLLSMAVTDLLVVVTAVIFNRIRGIYFPVTFLTTTPGCSTSAVLTYAARDSSVWLTVAFTFDRCVAICCLKLKTKYCTEKTAVLIIGTVCMLSCAKNVPCYFIHEPLYMINNVPWYCSMKPIFYTSVGWAAFDWLDRILTPCVPFFLILLLNALTIRHILAASKARRRLRAHRNGEIHSDPEMESRKMSIVLLLSISGSFILFWMTYVINLLYVRFTNGNYFAGSDFNDPRFILQESGYMLQLLSCCTNTCIYAGTQSKFREELKNAVKYPLALITKLNN from the exons ATGCATGCCccagtaactggtcctgtctttgcCATTTACTATCCGATTTTTGCAGCTATCGCTGTTCCTG CTAATttggtggcgattgtgatcctgttccgaggaaggtgcggtctctccagatgtatcactcagTACCTGTTGTCCATGGCTGTGACGGATCTTTTGGTGGTTGTCACTGCAGTGATATTCAATCGGATCCGTGGTATTTATTTCCCAGTTACTTTTCTGACCACGACTCCAGGCTGCAGTACGAGCGCCGTCTTGACTTATGCTGCCAGAGACAGTTCCGTCTGGTTAACAgtcgctttcacctttgatcgatgtgTAGCCATTTGTTGCCTAAAGCTTAAAACAAAATATTGCACAGAGAAAACGGCAGTCTTGATTATCGGAACGGTTTGTATGCTGAGCTGTGCGAAGAATGTACCCTGTTACTTTATACATGAACCATTGTACATGATAAACAACGTACCGTGGTATTGCAGCATGAAACCAATCTTTTATACTTCAGTTGGTTGGGCAGCATTTGACTGGCTGGACCGTATTCTGACCCCATGTGTTCCTTTCTTTCTGATTTTGCTGCTAAATGCTCTGACCATTCGACACATTCTCGCGGCCAGtaaagcccgcaggagactccgggcccaCAGAAATGGAGAGATTCACagcgacccagagatggagagccggaAAATGTCCATCGTTTTACTGCTGTCGATATCGGGCAGTTTCATTCTGTTTTGGATGACGTATGTTATCAATTTGTTGTATGTACGATTTACAAATGGTAATTATTTTGCAGGTTCCGATTTCAATGATCCGAGGTTCATTCTGCAGGAAAGCGGATATATGCTTCAGCTTTTAAGCTGTTGCaccaacacgtgtatttatgcaggaACCCAaagtaaattcagagaggagttaaaGAATGCGGTGAAATATCCATTAGCACTAATTACGAAATTAAATAATTGA